TAGCTCGGGGGACGCACGCGCACGGCTCAGCCCCGCCCCGATCGATTGACCGTGGCATGGCTCCACTGGCGCACGCCCATGCCCGTAAGCCGCCGGGCCAGTTCATTGACCGGGCCCGCCGCCGCCCCCTGGTCGGCTCGCAAGAGCACACGCAGGTTCTCCGGCCCGCCCGCGCGGTCGGCCTGTTCCTGCACGATCTCGATCACCCGCTCGAGCGAGCGCATGCGCCCGGAAACGAGGAAGGCACCGTCGGCGCGAACGTCGATCATCAGCGCTTCGGGATCGCTTACCGACTCCTCGGCCCCAGGCTCGTCTGGAAGGTCGACGCTGGTGCGGCTGACTTCGGCAAAGCGCGCCGTGTACAGGAAGAAGATGATCACCAGCAACACGACATCGATCATCGGCGTCATGTTCACCGTAAATCGCACGCGTGCTGGCTTGGACCCAAAGAGCATCGTGTCAGTCCGTTCCGTGGGCCATCAGCGGGCGCCCGCGGTGGTGGGGGCGGGCGCCCGGCCGGCCGGGGTGGGCGACTGTCCGCCGGCGGGCTTGGCACTCTGGATGCGCGCGGCGAGTTCCTCGGTCAGTTCGGCGATGCCCTGAGCCAGGGCATCGACCCGGTTGCGGAAGAAGCTGTGCAGCGCCGTCGCCGGGATGGCCACGATGAGGCCAAGCACCGTCGTGATCAGGGCGACGGAGATGCTCGATGCGAGCGCTTCGGGTCGCACGCCCTCGCTTACGCTGAGCGTCTCGAACGCGCCCACCAGGCCCACGACCGTGCCCAGCAGCCCGAGCATGGGCGCGACCGCGGCGATCAGGCCCATCGGGTCGGTCTTGCGCTGGAGCTTGGCGAATCGCTCCTGGCCCGCCTCTTCCAGCGCTGAACGAAGCTCCAGCAAGCCGAAGGGCGACCGAAGGCACCGCGTGAGCGCCGCGGCAAACATGCCCGTCAGCAGGCAGCGGTTCTCCTCGGCCTGGCAGAACGCCAAGGCGCCGCGCACGTCGTTGGCCGCCAGCAGCCGGTCGAGACCTTCGACCACGCGGGGTGGCGCCAGTCGGGGCAATCGGATCTCGGCAAATAGCCAGACGGTCATCAGCACCGCCGTGAATGACAGCAAGATGATCACGATGCCGATGGGGCCACCCGAGAGGATGTGCTGGAGCAGCGTCTTGCCGTCGTCGGTCGCGGGCGTCGCGGCCGGGGCGGCCTGGGCCACCAGGCTGGCGACCTGGGAAATCAGCGGGGCGAACGCGCCCGGTACAAGGCTCATGGGGTCTCTCCGGCCGTCAATGGTTCCGGCGCCGTTGTGGCGGCGCTCTGATCGCCGCGCAAGAGGGGTGTCAATGCAGGCCACGATAGCGCAGGCGACTGCGGGCTCACGCGGACGAGTTCATCGGCCAGCGATCCTGCCACGACGGCCTGGCCGAGCTTCGCCAGCGTGACGGCAGCCTCGGCAAGCGCAATGTCCGCCAGTGCGGGGGCGTCGGCTCGGTGCAACACGTGGACCCGCAACAGTTGGGCCACGCCCCGAAGCTGGAGTTCTTCCTCATCTTCGAGCACCATCGAACGACCGATGGCGGCGCGGATCCAAGCCGCCAGCCAGGGCGAGCCGGCGTTGTTCAGGGCGGCCTCCAGCCGAGCTCTGGCGGACGTGCGCGCCGGCGGCGCAAGCACGCGAGCGGCGACGATATCGCGTACGAGTTCGCTCGCCGGTTCGCGTGGAACCTCGGGCAACTCGTCGATGGTCTGCCCGAGTTCGTATCGGGCCGCGGCCTGGTACAGCGCACGCATGGCGGCCGCCTTGTCGCGCTCGCCTTCGACAGGTTCCAACTGCGTGACAAGCTGGAGCGAAGGCGTCGCCACCCACATGGGCGGAAGCAGGTGGCATAGCTCGGTACCCGCATCAATGACCTGCGGCAGGCCGGCCTCGCGCGCCCATTGCCGATGCGCGAAAGTCGTGCGTGGCTGGCGCACGATGGACGCGTCGAGCCACGCCAACCATGGTTCGATCGCCGCTGCCGTGGCGCCGCGCGCCAGCCGGCACCGGAGCAGTCCTTCAGTCACCACCAGTCCCGTCGGCCCACGCAACCTCTGGCCATCGGATCGGGCCCGATCGAACACCTGCTGGAGCAGGGGTTCGGCCAGGACCAAGTCGCCGCGTTCCACGCGCGATCGGGCCCGCCACGAATTCATCGCAAGCGCATCGAACGGTTCCGATGCCTCGGCCAGCGATGCCGGCGGCCGGAGCACGCGATCCCACCCGACGATCACGACGTCGCCTTGGGAGGTCCGCACCTGGACGCCCTGCGGCCCGACACCCATGGCGCGTCCGGGCGGTGGCTGCTCGAACCCTCGCAGCACCAGTTCGTCCTGTGCTGCCAGGGGCGACGCCAACGAGAGGCATATGGCCACGACCGCCAGCCTCAACGCGGGCCCTCGATGTGCGTATAGGTGCCGCGCGTGGACGTGGCGATGCGCCGCATGAGGGCCTCGCCCTCGCGGCTGCGGAAGGTGATGCAGTGAATCGGAATATTCACGCGCTCGAACATGGAGAGAATTTGCTCGGCTTCATCGTCGGAAAATTCTCCGTCGGTCATGAAGTAGATTGCGTCGGGCCGGGGCTCGAGCATGGCCACCAGCTCGAAGCCCGCGGCGGGTCGCGTGGCGCCCTCGGCGCGGGTCGCGAGCACGTGCGCCCGCGCCCAGTTCTTCCCGCTGTCGGTCGCCTCGGCCCAGACAACGCCGCGATCGCCCAGCGGCCGCGCGCCCGAGTTGAAGAACGCAACGAAGAAATTGGAGGAACTGAACAACCCCGTGATGGATCGGATGAGCTCCTGCTGCAGCGATTGCAGGCGACCGTCGTTGACCATCGAGCCCGACGTGTCGACCACGAACGCGAAGTTATTCCCACGGGCCTCGACGCCGAAGAAGCTGGCGCCGGCGCCCACGCTGTCTCCGCCGCCCAGCCCGACGCCTTCAAGGTCTCCGCCGCCCAGCTGCAATGACACGTCGCCCATCGATTCGGCGAGGTCGGACATGTCGACTTCCAGCGCGCCCAGGTCGAGCTCGGCCTGCATCTCCAGGGCCGAACTGGACGCATCGGTATCGGGGGCCTCCAGCGCCAGTTCCTCCGCGGCGATCTCGGCCAGCTCCGCGTCGGTCATCACCGCAAATTCGACCTCCGGCGAGGCCGAGCCCAGTTGGGCGACGGGCTGAT
The sequence above is a segment of the Phycisphaerales bacterium genome. Coding sequences within it:
- a CDS encoding biopolymer transporter ExbD produces the protein MLFGSKPARVRFTVNMTPMIDVVLLVIIFFLYTARFAEVSRTSVDLPDEPGAEESVSDPEALMIDVRADGAFLVSGRMRSLERVIEIVQEQADRAGGPENLRVLLRADQGAAAGPVNELARRLTGMGVRQWSHATVNRSGRG
- a CDS encoding MotA/TolQ/ExbB proton channel family protein; this encodes MSLVPGAFAPLISQVASLVAQAAPAATPATDDGKTLLQHILSGGPIGIVIILLSFTAVLMTVWLFAEIRLPRLAPPRVVEGLDRLLAANDVRGALAFCQAEENRCLLTGMFAAALTRCLRSPFGLLELRSALEEAGQERFAKLQRKTDPMGLIAAVAPMLGLLGTVVGLVGAFETLSVSEGVRPEALASSISVALITTVLGLIVAIPATALHSFFRNRVDALAQGIAELTEELAARIQSAKPAGGQSPTPAGRAPAPTTAGAR
- a CDS encoding vWA domain-containing protein, with translation MTPPDQPDTSQADEERTGVLAWVNRHKVPLLASSAAVSLLVHVVILLIAALIRMNQPVAQLGSASPEVEFAVMTDAELAEIAAEELALEAPDTDASSSALEMQAELDLGALEVDMSDLAESMGDVSLQLGGGDLEGVGLGGGDSVGAGASFFGVEARGNNFAFVVDTSGSMVNDGRLQSLQQELIRSITGLFSSSNFFVAFFNSGARPLGDRGVVWAEATDSGKNWARAHVLATRAEGATRPAAGFELVAMLEPRPDAIYFMTDGEFSDDEAEQILSMFERVNIPIHCITFRSREGEALMRRIATSTRGTYTHIEGPR